DNA from Quercus lobata isolate SW786 chromosome 1, ValleyOak3.0 Primary Assembly, whole genome shotgun sequence:
GTTCAATTCTGGGACTAATACCATACTCAGtgatcattttattaaaatgatgACAACCTTCATCAACCAATCCGGCATGGCTACAAGCAGATAAAACTGCAAGGAAAGTCACTATGTCTGGTTTTGCATTGGACTGCTGCATTTCACCAAACAGCTTCAAAGCTTCTAAAGCTTGACCATGAGACCCATAAGCTGTGATCATTGACGTCCATGACACAACATCTCTCTCAGGcaattgatgaaaaatattaagtgcTTCGCCTACTGCACCACATTTAGCATACATGTCAAGTAGAGCCCCCATAACTACTTCATTGGTTTCCAACTTACTCTCTATGACATGGTTTTGAATGTCCTTACCCTGTTCCAAGGCTGCTAGTTGTGAACAAGCTGGTAAAACACTAGTATATGAAATGGCATCTGGTTTAATACCAGCTTCTTTCATTTCATAGAAGATGCCAAGAGCATTGAAATAATTGCCTACTGTCACATATCCAGAAATCATGACATTCCATGAAACTGCATTATTCTTGGGCATCATTTCAAAAACATTTTCAGCAGATCCAACCCATCCACATTTGAAGTATAAATCAATTAAGGAGATTTCAGTAAAGATGTCAGCCTCTATTCTGTTTCTTACTATATATCCATGTATGAATTTTCCGTGTTGCAGTTGGGCTGATCTTGAACAAGCCATTAATATGCTGGTTAAAGTAGTCAAAGTGGGTTTAATTCTTTCCTTGTTCATCCTTTTAAAGAGTTCCATGCATGATCTACTGTCACCTTTTAAACTGTATCCTGCAATCATGGAGTTCCATGAAACCACAGTCTTTCTTGAAATGTGCTCAAAAACCTCTATAGCCATGTCTAAACAACCGCACTTTCCATACATGTCCACAAGAGCAGAGCTGATGAAACCATCCAACTCAAAACCATTTCTCACCAACTCCATGTGAATCTCCTTCCCTCTTTCCAAATCTAAAAGCCTTGCACACGATGAAATAACAGTTGTGAGTGTCACCGAGTTAGGCTCAAACCCAGAACCTCTCATTCTTTCAAACAATTCCAACGCTTGTTTAGCTTGCCCATCTTGATAATAACAGGAAATCACCGTATTCCAACACGCCACATCCCTCTcaggcatttcatcaaacagcTGTATAGCATACTCAAAAGCGTTGCATTTTGCATACATGCTCACAAGAGCACTGGCCACAACAATATCATTTGCAAAACCAGTTTTTATCAAATGGGTATGAATCATTTTACCACAACCAACTCTACCCAACCCACCACAGGCCTTTAGAACACTTGGGTAAGTGTAACTATCAGGTTTCAAATATGGATAACGCAATAGCCTCTCATACAGCTCAAGAGCTTCAATGAACATgaagtttttggtgtaagcagcCAAGAGGCCATTCCACAAAGAGATGTCTAATGAGTTATCAATGGTTTGGAAAACAAGGTTTGCAGAGTCATACAAATGGCAAGAAAAGTAAAAGTTGATGAGGCTTTTGCAAATGGCAGTGTTGGTTTGTAAGCCTAGAGAGACTATCTTTTGGTGAATTAGCTTGCCTTGCTTGACTGATTTAGAACCTATGCATGCTCTTAAGAGAGATAATAGCTTTGTGGTTTCCATTCAATTACTAATAGTAGTACAGAAAGATAgtaaaaatggaaatgaaactGCATGAAAAATAGGCAGATTAAGTATAAGCACATAAACTATGAGATACATGAATCCGTagagacaagagagagagatttacgTTAATAAAAAACAAGCGGCCTGCATGGACACGACAGAAGTATTCACTTCTCAACTTTTCAATGGGAATTTGGGAAATAAAGGCCAGGATAATTTATAAGGATATTTAcctatattatttaaataggtgatataatttatttaaaaaaaatcatgaatgaTTTCTTCAATAGCCCACATTGTGggtcaaaagaaaaatagttttgAACTAGCTTTTAGGTGTATAGTTTTTATtaccaaattaaattttaaaaaaatataactatatTAACAAATGatgttattattttaaagaggttttttttataagacaaTTTCAaggataattaaattcaatacacttatatgtttaaatttatttggtGAATAAGTTACAACATTTTACGAAATTTTttgtacctaaattttaccaattttttcattcttctttatGTAGttgtaaatataataaaattaaatagaaaaaataaaatagtattaattAGTAATTAGATAAGTTGAGGTGGAAagcaataaatatttaataatgatgatatggatactatttttttttaaccgtgAGAAAACTTAAATCCCAAGCCCGACTCAATACAACTTGAGGAGGCCTAAAGGCCCTAAAGTGATcattttgaataattatttatatatatatatatatatatatatatatatattgtggggcctgaaattTGAAATCCCAACCCACTTCATAtcaagggcccaaagcccaagccgaggaaccTACTGCCGAGGACGTGTGATGAAAGCCCCTTCATGGTCCAAGAacgtggccgaggacgatctcacgctcaacacctcacaaacgCCTGaaaaaaaggacaaactcagtacaagagcagtacaaacgagaaagctgccaacgtcataatgtggagcccagcgcctggcaagcccatactccataccatgctatccagcttttccccaaccactctgacgtatggattgataggacgagtaattaccccaaacaaggaaaaactgacacgtaaATGAAGAACTGGAGGTGagtactagtataaaagggaaagggagctaaaagaaaaaggggaggACGAAAAAGGAGGAAGGATGGAGAGAATgtaatgctcctcggactaattccgaggagccaAACCCTTCATACTACATCGATGTAAAGCTCAACTATGCAGTCCAAACCCACCTTCGTAGGAGCTCTCATGAAACCAGGACCAGACCACTGCCTAGCCCCCAAGGGcaggcctttccaaacccactctctacaaatcacaTTGTctgggccctttacatacgagcccaatgtcatccttgggtcgtgaaaaatcgtgtccctacaattggcgccgtctgtgggaaggcttgtgcattggcgcaggtggcggtggagtcaagtctctagcaagcagaggttcACGGGGTTTCCTCCATCTCCGACGATAaacagttgttgctccgacataaacttctgctaggaaCTACGCCTTGCAATGCCAATGGCgcgggcagctctaggggcttccggcctcaagccaactctccccgccctggtctAGAGGCTGACcttcgaaaaataaataaatacagataaaaaactacttaaaagcaaaattacaagttttggacagaaccaagaccttgtatggtcctcggactcaagcctatggggaaaccaagtactctaaagcaaaattacaagttttggacagaaccaaggccttgtatggtcctcagactcaagcctatggggaaaccaagtactctaaagcaaaattacaagttttggacagaaccaaggccttgtatggtcctcggactcaagcctatggggaaaccaagtactctaaagcaaaattacaagttttgaacagaaccaagaccttgtatggtcctcggactcaagcctatggggaaaccgagtactctaaagcaaaattacaagttttggacagaaccaaggccttgtatggtcctcggactcaagcctatggggaaaccaagtactctaaagcaaaattacaagttttggacagaaccaaggccttgtatggtcctcagactcaagcctatggggaaaccaagtactctaaagcaaaattacaagttttggacagaaccaagaccttgtatggtcctcggactcaagcctatggggaaaccaagtaatctaaagaaaaattacaagttttggacagaacgaaggccttgtatggtcctcggactcaagcctatggggaaaccgagtactctaaagcaaaattacaagttttggacaaaaccaaggccttgtatggtcctcggactcaagtctatggggaaaccaagtactctaaagcaaaattacaagttttggacagaaccaaggtcttgtatggtcctcggactcaagcctatggggaaaccaagtactctaaagcaaaattacaaggccttgtatggttctcggactcaagcctatggggaaaccaactacccaACAGAAAGACTTCAAGCTGTGGACACGACTTGGACGTATATGGTCCTTAGAATCTACCCCGGAGAAGAGTTCCCCATTGATAGTTGGGCCGATCCCTAAACTGCATGAATTCCCCAGTCCACCCTCAGATCCCCAAACCAAGAGGATCGATGCAATATAAGGCCACATGTTgtcaaaaacacaatcaaagccCCTCGCTGCTCAGTTACCTtatcagacgaattatttaaaGTTTATCGTCCTCGGACGGTCGTCTCGCACGCATTACGAAGTGCTCAGCCattatctcggttagttttatgaatttaatctactaggaattatcattattatgcttgataatgtcagtaagttcaaaATAGAAGGAATTTGTTTCAAGGTTTTTTCCTGCTCTAAGCATCATTAAAGGAAAGTGcccatttaatattcatgcacaaagtagtttttgcagaaaagaaaagtatttgagAGTAAGCAAATTCATttcttattaagacaaaggaacagtacaatGTACAATGAAAGAGCTTAAATAAGCTCATACTGAAACTAACTGCACTagcgaaaagaaaagatacaaggggATGAAGGAAAAGCCGAAGAAGAGATGCAGAGAAGAGACATGCTGCCGCTCCAAAATTTCGTCGAAGGAAGctattcctcaatacttttacatgcctttaactcaggcagcaaaaaaGCCCAACTTGGGGcttgcaccgttgaagaaaaggtgtagAGAGCCCAACTCCGGGCTAGCGctgctgaagaaaaggtgcagggaacccatCTTGCAGCCAGCACCGTTGAAAAAAAGGTGccgggagccggaagttgatgagcctccacATAATCATGCCTGCGATaaagcagacggcgctgatggcggaaaacctttcttctgacacaccaaaaatctgatgtgaccagaacctgcttcggattttgactgaaagaggtggGGGTACCGTCCCCACCTTATCCAAGCGGGAGGTTACCTTAAATCTGTGCCTCCCCTGCCCAGACCACACCACCTTAAGTCTTGGAAGGGTCCGGTGCCTCTGTGGCGGGTGAAGTTCCTCCACCTCCACCCCAGTCTCAAACATATTGTACTAAGGGAAGACAAAACTGGATGTGGGAACTGGTTATGGATAAAGAGTTATGATTTTTAAGAGAGCAGAATGGTTTATATGCCCGGAGAGTAACCACTTATCCTACTTATATAAAGGGTAAAGTGGTGTCATTTAATGTGAGCAGATTCCCAAGAAACGCTGCAGACAAGGCAGCTCTGGCACAATTTCCAACACTATCCGCCACCACAAGATTTAAAggtcctcgtgaaggcgcgcctcgaatACTGAAACATCAAAGGACACTGCGCGGGCGAAGAATAAAGTAATGCCTCTTAATTCGGTACATCTCCCATGCAAATAGAAGAACACGAACATCAGTAAGGTACGAAACTTGAGCAAGCTGCGAAGTGGGCCCAACAtcgccaaaaccctc
Protein-coding regions in this window:
- the LOC115981544 gene encoding pentatricopeptide repeat-containing protein At5g27110-like, with amino-acid sequence METTKLLSLLRACIGSKSVKQGKLIHQKIVSLGLQTNTAICKSLINFYFSCHLYDSANLVFQTIDNSLDISLWNGLLAAYTKNFMFIEALELYERLLRYPYLKPDSYTYPSVLKACGGLGRVGCGKMIHTHLIKTGFANDIVVASALVSMYAKCNAFEYAIQLFDEMPERDVACWNTVISCYYQDGQAKQALELFERMRGSGFEPNSVTLTTVISSCARLLDLERGKEIHMELVRNGFELDGFISSALVDMYGKCGCLDMAIEVFEHISRKTVVSWNSMIAGYSLKGDSRSCMELFKRMNKERIKPTLTTLTSILMACSRSAQLQHGKFIHGYIVRNRIEADIFTEISLIDLYFKCGWVGSAENVFEMMPKNNAVSWNVMISGYVTVGNYFNALGIFYEMKEAGIKPDAISYTSVLPACSQLAALEQGKDIQNHVIESKLETNEVVMGALLDMYAKCGAVGEALNIFHQLPERDVVSWTSMITAYGSHGQALEALKLFGEMQQSNAKPDIVTFLAVLSACSHAGLVDEGCHHFNKMITEYGISPRIEHYSCLIDLLGRAGRLHEAYGILQRTPEISEDVGLLSTLFSACRLHRNVDLGVEIAKLLIKKDPDDPSTYIILSNMYASAKEWDEVRKVRSKMKELGLKKNPGCSWIEINSRVQPFFIDDKSHPQAEMVYECLKLLTSHMEKDELFSCCRSVK